In Chrysoperla carnea chromosome 2, inChrCarn1.1, whole genome shotgun sequence, the following proteins share a genomic window:
- the LOC123293727 gene encoding uncharacterized protein LOC123293727 encodes MKFFKIILFTVCTAIANSESLEDTSESLLTTTTEISKLRAAKTKTEFVPFEPHNAPKEGFSKLKQMRPGILQYKQTPTSLEASIYKMSASNKESLKRKKTSTETPPTSTPALEAESAQQPESKQAPSKHQEKTEFHNELRTSLNEKTVAKTKSSIGSNTDTSSNVNTHYHVHYIHYPGMESPKTHSSRYKSYTSDLGRQPKLMNKKANNSKLVKQFIQHSKKKKFHSRANKQNLMLVKPHKKHFHKNSRHQQIRSKIKSNRKPRPSRRMFGFETKILNTTQDDLNVTSPNQNLDECASTTPFNLTSFHVQYLKIIPEDNPTASVTPEFAVIPIKNEEYLRVWNRSPVVSQSKKRRHKQTLKRKRLQHIKNVLN; translated from the exons atgaagttttttaaaattatattg tttacagTGTGTACTGCTATTGCAAATTCAGAATCTTTGGAAGATACCTCAGAATCTCTATTAACAACAACTACAGAAATCTCAAAATTAAGAGCCGCCAAGACCAAAACTGAATTTGTACCGTTCGAACCACATAATGCACCCAAGGAAGGATTCAGTAAACTGAAACAAATGAGACCAGGTATATTGCAATACAAACAAACACCCACATCACTCGAAGcatctatttataaaatgtcaGCATCAAATAAGGAAAgcctaaaacgaaaaaaaacaagtacTGAAACACCTCCAACATCGACACCAGCATTAGAAGCGGAATCAGCCCAACAACCAGAGTCAAAGCAAGCACCATCGAAACATCAGGAGAAAACTGAGTTTCATAATGAATTGCGTACATCATTAAACGAAAAGACAGTTGCTAAAACCAAATCCAGTATCGGTTCCAATACTGACACTAGCTCAAACGTCAATACACACTATCATGTGCACTACATTCATTATCCTGGCATGGAATCTCCAAAAACACATTCAAGCCGTTACAAATCCTATACATCAGATTTGGGACGCCAACCGAAGTTAATGAATAAAAAGGCGAATAACTCGAAACTCGTGAAGCAATTTATCCAAcattctaaaaaaaagaaatttcactCTAGAGCTAACAAACAAAATCTGATGTTAGTAAAACcccataaaaaacattttcacaaaAACTCTCGTCATCAACAAATACggtcaaaaataaaatctaatcgAAAGCCACGACCGTCAAGAAGAATGTTCGGCTTTGAAACTAAAATTCTGAATACAACACAAGATGATTTAAACGTCACATCACCAAACCAAAACCTGGACGAATGTGCTTCAACTACGCCATTTAATTTAACATCGTTCCATGtacaatacttaaaaattattccagaaGATAACCCAACAGCATCAGTTACCCCAGAATTTGCTGTCATAccaataaaaaatgaagaatatttGAGAGTATGGAATAGATCACCAGTGGTTTCTCAAAGTAAGAAAAGGCGACATAAGCAGACACTGAAACGTAAACGTctacaacatatcaaaaatgtCCTAAATTAA